GTCACCCCGATCCCGCACAACGGCTGCCGTCCCCCCAAGCGTCGGAGGGTCTAAGACATGGCCCGTTATACTGGTCCTAGCTGCCGTCAGTGCCGTCGTGAGGGCGCCAAGCTCTTTCTGAAGGGCACCAAGTGCTTTACCGAGAAGTGCCCCGTTGAGCGTCGTCCGTACGCCCCGGGTCAGCACGGTCAGGCCACGGCGCGTCGTAAGAAGGCGTCCGAATTCTCCAAGCAGTTGCGCGAGAAGCAGAAGATCAAGCGCATCTACGGCATCAGCGAGAAGCAGTTCCGCAACACCTTCGATCGTGTGGCGTCCGCGCCGGGCATCGCGGGTCACAACCTGTTGGCGGCGCTCGAAACGCGCCTCGACAACGTCGTGTACCGCATGGGTTTCGCGCCCAGCCGCAAGGCTGCGCGTCAGCTCATCCGTCACCGCCACATTGAAGTGAAGGGTCGCCTGCTGGACATCCCGTCCTACCAGGTGCGTCCGGGCGAAGAAGTGCGCGTCAAGCAGTCGTCGC
This region of Gemmatimonas groenlandica genomic DNA includes:
- the rpsD gene encoding 30S ribosomal protein S4; translated protein: MARYTGPSCRQCRREGAKLFLKGTKCFTEKCPVERRPYAPGQHGQATARRKKASEFSKQLREKQKIKRIYGISEKQFRNTFDRVASAPGIAGHNLLAALETRLDNVVYRMGFAPSRKAARQLIRHRHIEVKGRLLDIPSYQVRPGEEVRVKQSSRELVLVMSAMEQAARGASLSWIAVDKESFSGRVLEKPQRQSIPLAAQEQLVVELYSK